The Argentina anserina chromosome 5, drPotAnse1.1, whole genome shotgun sequence genome includes the window tttacTTACCAAACCCAGCTGATGGGTTTGTCAACAATTCAAGTGATTTTATCAAGTGATCCACCGCAACAGACACATCATCAAATGCCAATGCTCCAACTGCAAACCTGGCTGCCTTATGTGCCTCCGCTATTTTCTCCGGTGCTGGCATGTAGCTACTATCATACTGGTAAGTCTTTGATGGGGCAGGAGGCGCAGGTTCTGTCACAGTCCCATTTCTGTGGCTCGCCTGGTGTTGGGCTGCTGATGGGTAGTTAGCTGTTGAAGGAGCTGACGGGGGAGAGTAGGAAATATCAGTGCCCTGATAGTAAGAGGGATACTGGGACGACACTGCTGGAATGTTGCTTTCTGTAAAACTTGGATATGATTGGAAATTACTGAAATTAGGATAGGTGTAATTAGTAGTATCATGAGGAGAATAGTCATGTGGCGAAGGTTGTTGGGGTTCATGCGGGTAGGGTTGCTGGTGGTATGGCTGAGGATAATCAGAAGTGTTTGGCTGATTTGTTGGAGGAGGTAGATGGATATCATGGGAGGGAGGAGGAGGTAGCTGGAGATCGTGGGAAGGAGGAGGTGGACGGACATCTTGGGAAGGAGACGGTCGATGGATATCATGGGAAGGAGGTTGTGGAAAGACATCATGGGACGTGTAGCCAGCACTAGGGTAAGATTGAGATGGTGGTGGGATGTTAGCAGAATACTGAGGTGATGACTGAAAGCTAGCAGAACGCTCAAGATTGACTTTTTCATGATATTGAGAAGGTGCAGTATGTGTCGGAGGCTGCTGGTTGACTGCATCATAAAACTGGGATGAAGGATCCAACCCTGGTCCAGAGCTGGTAGCTGCAGCTTCGCTAGGCCCAAGATCCTGCATGGATAGACATATATGGATTATATCAGTTAAAGGAATAAAGTAACTTCTAGGACTTTCAATTTAATTCAAACATGCGTACAAATAAGTAAAAACTGAAATTCTTTGACCATATACACTACTCTTAACTTCATATGACAAGGGCTTAGTGGCGGAAACATAAATTCA containing:
- the LOC126794390 gene encoding protein HOMOLOG OF MAMMALIAN LYST-INTERACTING PROTEIN 5 yields the protein MAGDNEPAKLLLPYLQRADELQKHEPLVAYYCRLYAMERGLKIPQNERTKTTNSLLISLMKQLEKDKKSLELGPEDNLYLEGFALNVFGKADKQDRAGRADLNTAKTFYAASIFFEIINQFGVLQPDLEQKQKYAAWKAADIRKAVKEGRKPQPGPPAGDDDLSVPSSTTSGSYDLGPSEAAATSSGPGLDPSSQFYDAVNQQPPTHTAPSQYHEKVNLERSASFQSSPQYSANIPPPSQSYPSAGYTSHDVFPQPPSHDIHRPSPSQDVRPPPPSHDLQLPPPPSHDIHLPPPTNQPNTSDYPQPYHQQPYPHEPQQPSPHDYSPHDTTNYTYPNFSNFQSYPSFTESNIPAVSSQYPSYYQGTDISYSPPSAPSTANYPSAAQHQASHRNGTVTEPAPPAPSKTYQYDSSYMPAPEKIAEAHKAARFAVGALAFDDVSVAVDHLIKSLELLTNPSAGFGK